One Dehalococcoidales bacterium genomic window carries:
- a CDS encoding YbaB/EbfC family nucleoid-associated protein: MNFSMIKQAMELKSKMEKIQKELSKARVEASDKDNLIKVTANGQQQILSIKIEPEALDPSHPDKLEKLLLKTIASALEDSKKLANERLGEVTNGINIPGLTS; this comes from the coding sequence ATGAACTTTTCAATGATCAAACAGGCAATGGAGCTTAAATCCAAGATGGAAAAAATTCAAAAAGAGCTGTCCAAAGCCCGAGTCGAGGCTTCTGACAAGGATAACCTCATTAAAGTCACCGCTAACGGGCAGCAGCAAATCTTGTCCATCAAGATTGAGCCCGAAGCCTTGGATCCATCTCATCCTGATAAGTTGGAAAAGCTTCTTCTTAAGACTATCGCCAGCGCCCTTGAAGATTCCAAAAAACTGGCAAATGAGCGTTTGGGAGAAGTTACCAATGGAATTAATATCCCTGGTTTAACCAGTTAA
- the recR gene encoding recombination mediator RecR, with product MERNPKAITDSVSHLITELGKLPGIGPKSAQRLAYYLLRASKEEAEALADAITRIKTNTRLCSACFNIADGEKCPVCSSTTRDSAIICVVEQPQDILALEHVGVYRGVYHVLHGAIAPTEGMGAANIRVQELIKRLQDGTVTEVIIATNPTTEGETTALYLQRLIAPMGIKITRLARGLPFGTELEYADDVTLCRALEGRQDF from the coding sequence TTGGAACGTAATCCTAAAGCTATAACCGATTCCGTTTCTCATCTGATTACCGAATTGGGCAAACTACCCGGAATCGGGCCGAAAAGCGCCCAGCGTCTAGCCTATTATCTTCTGAGGGCCTCTAAAGAAGAAGCTGAGGCATTGGCAGATGCCATCACACGCATAAAAACCAACACCCGGCTCTGCTCCGCCTGCTTTAATATTGCTGATGGAGAAAAATGCCCGGTTTGCTCCAGTACCACGCGGGATTCTGCCATTATCTGCGTTGTTGAGCAACCTCAGGATATTCTCGCACTGGAACATGTTGGAGTTTATCGAGGAGTCTATCACGTATTGCACGGGGCAATCGCTCCTACTGAAGGTATGGGCGCAGCCAATATCCGCGTCCAAGAACTTATAAAACGCCTGCAAGATGGCACTGTTACCGAAGTAATTATTGCCACAAATCCCACTACAGAAGGTGAGACCACGGCTCTTTATCTGCAGCGTCTTATTGCCCCGATGGGAATAAAGATAACCCGGCTCGCCCGGGGACTCCCCTTCGGTACCGAACTTGAATATGCAGACGATGTAACTTTATGCCGGGCACTGGAAGGTCGCCAGGACTTTTAA